One stretch of Thermococcus sp. 21S9 DNA includes these proteins:
- a CDS encoding 2-oxoglutarate ferredoxin oxidoreductase subunit delta, with protein sequence MAENANTVVEKNGYLVVGKAEGIVEIDVDTFLCKGCGICVEMCPRKVFEWSKELSEKGVHYPVPVHAEKCVKCKLCELLCPDFAIAVRW encoded by the coding sequence ATGGCCGAAAACGCGAACACCGTTGTTGAAAAAAACGGCTATCTTGTCGTCGGAAAGGCGGAAGGAATCGTTGAGATTGACGTTGATACATTTCTCTGCAAGGGCTGTGGAATTTGTGTCGAGATGTGCCCGAGAAAGGTCTTCGAGTGGAGCAAGGAGCTGAGCGAGAAGGGTGTCCATTATCCGGTTCCGGTCCACGCGGAGAAGTGCGTCAAGTGCAAGCTCTGTGAACTGCTCTGCCCGGACTTCGCCATCGCGGTAAGGTGGTGA
- a CDS encoding 2-oxoacid:acceptor oxidoreductase subunit alpha, producing the protein MIIRGDEPEQIRLLRKLYKPGNYFMQGNEAVAYGALFAGCRFYAGYPITPSSEIAETMARELPKLGGYYLQMEDEIGSIAAMVGASWTGFKVMTATAGPGFSLMQENLGYAVMTETPLVLVDVQRSGPSTGQATKGAQGDFFQARWGTHGDHPIVAVSPTSGQDAFWEIIRAFNIAERLRTPVVFLFDGVLAHTRELVKIPDVDEVEITYRKLPQNEEEAKLPFGDPHGDGVPPMPLFGHGYFTHVTGSTHKENGLRDVYTPEVHDRLVRRLHRKIEKNRHVYEKYEEHFTDDAEILVVSWGVTARPALGAALKAREEGIKVGLFVPKTVHPFPGERMKELGKRVRAILVPEMNLGQMILEVQRFVNDDVLLKGVNKIGGVPLTVEEILREIRGVA; encoded by the coding sequence ATGATAATCCGCGGTGACGAGCCGGAGCAGATTAGGCTCCTCAGGAAGCTCTACAAGCCCGGCAACTACTTCATGCAGGGCAACGAGGCCGTAGCTTACGGCGCCCTGTTTGCGGGCTGTCGATTCTACGCTGGCTACCCGATAACCCCGTCGAGCGAGATAGCGGAGACAATGGCGAGGGAGCTTCCCAAGCTCGGTGGCTACTACCTCCAGATGGAGGACGAGATTGGAAGCATCGCCGCGATGGTTGGAGCATCTTGGACGGGCTTCAAGGTCATGACCGCAACGGCTGGCCCGGGCTTCTCGCTGATGCAGGAGAACCTTGGCTATGCGGTGATGACTGAAACGCCCCTCGTCCTTGTTGACGTCCAGAGGAGCGGGCCTTCAACGGGTCAGGCCACGAAAGGTGCTCAAGGTGACTTCTTCCAGGCCAGGTGGGGAACGCACGGCGACCACCCGATTGTTGCGGTTTCACCGACGAGCGGGCAGGACGCCTTCTGGGAAATCATCAGGGCATTTAACATCGCCGAGAGGCTCAGAACGCCGGTGGTGTTCCTCTTCGACGGTGTTTTAGCCCACACGCGCGAGCTTGTGAAGATTCCCGACGTTGATGAAGTGGAAATAACCTACCGCAAGCTTCCTCAGAATGAGGAGGAAGCGAAGCTCCCCTTCGGCGACCCACACGGAGACGGAGTACCACCGATGCCCCTCTTCGGTCACGGATACTTCACCCACGTGACCGGCTCGACCCACAAGGAGAACGGCCTGCGCGATGTTTACACGCCGGAAGTCCACGACAGACTCGTGAGGAGGCTCCACAGGAAGATAGAGAAGAACAGGCACGTTTACGAGAAGTACGAGGAGCACTTTACAGATGATGCCGAAATACTCGTCGTCAGCTGGGGCGTTACGGCAAGACCTGCTCTCGGAGCTGCCTTGAAGGCAAGGGAAGAGGGAATAAAGGTCGGCCTCTTCGTGCCGAAAACTGTTCACCCGTTCCCTGGAGAGAGAATGAAGGAGCTCGGAAAGCGCGTTAGGGCAATACTCGTCCCGGAGATGAACCTCGGCCAGATGATTCTTGAAGTTCAGCGCTTCGTAAACGACGACGTTCTGCTCAAGGGCGTGAACAAGATTGGTGGCGTTCCCTTAACCGTTGAGGAAATCCTGCGCGAGATAAGGGGTGTTGCCTGA
- a CDS encoding 2-oxoacid:ferredoxin oxidoreductase subunit beta, which yields MMPEIYSKYPMVKYLRKEALPTALCPGCGGGTVLNAFANAIDQLKLDPRDLVVVSGIGCSAWIASPYFLADTLHTTHGRAIAFATGVKVGLPDKKVVVISGDGDLASIGGNHLLHAARRNIDITVILVNNFIYGMTGGQVAPTTPFGAKTTTTPYRNIEHPLQISETIAAAGASYVARWTTAHVYQLIESIKKALQVKGFSLVEVISQCPVQFGRRNKMKEPAEMLRWFLKNSVPISKAKKMSPEELEGKFVIGEFVNRQRPEFVSELNKLIDEVQEHFGLKEV from the coding sequence CTGATGCCCGAGATTTATTCCAAGTACCCGATGGTTAAGTACCTCCGCAAGGAGGCCCTGCCGACAGCTCTATGTCCCGGCTGTGGCGGTGGAACTGTGCTGAACGCCTTCGCCAACGCGATTGACCAGCTCAAGCTCGACCCGAGGGATTTGGTGGTCGTGAGCGGAATAGGCTGTTCCGCGTGGATAGCCTCCCCCTACTTCCTCGCGGACACGCTCCACACGACGCACGGAAGGGCGATAGCCTTTGCGACCGGCGTGAAAGTCGGTTTGCCGGACAAGAAGGTCGTCGTTATAAGCGGTGACGGCGATTTGGCGAGCATAGGCGGAAACCACCTGCTCCACGCCGCGAGGAGGAACATCGACATAACGGTGATTCTCGTCAACAACTTCATCTACGGAATGACAGGCGGACAGGTCGCCCCGACGACGCCCTTCGGGGCCAAAACTACCACCACGCCCTACAGGAACATCGAGCACCCGCTCCAGATTTCCGAGACGATAGCGGCCGCTGGAGCCTCATACGTTGCCCGCTGGACCACAGCCCACGTTTACCAGCTCATCGAGAGCATCAAGAAGGCTTTGCAGGTTAAGGGCTTCTCCCTCGTCGAGGTCATCTCGCAGTGCCCCGTCCAGTTCGGAAGGAGGAACAAGATGAAAGAGCCGGCAGAGATGCTCCGCTGGTTCCTGAAGAACAGCGTCCCAATAAGCAAGGCGAAGAAGATGTCGCCGGAGGAGCTTGAGGGCAAGTTCGTCATCGGCGAGTTCGTCAACAGGCAGAGGCCGGAGTTCGTGAGCGAACTCAACAAGCTGATTGACGAAGTTCAGGAGCACTTCGGGCTTAAGGAGGTGTGA
- a CDS encoding 2-oxoacid:ferredoxin oxidoreductase subunit gamma encodes MQIRLAGIGGQGVVLAGVILGEAAAIEGLNVLQTQDYSSASRGGHSIADVIISKEPIYDVMVTKADVLVALHQLGYDTVKNSLKEDGLLIIETDLVKPDRDYVGAPFTRIAEETTGLALTVNMVALGYLVAKTNVVKKESVEEAIRRRVPKGTEEINIKAFRAGYEEGLK; translated from the coding sequence ATGCAGATTAGGCTCGCCGGAATCGGCGGTCAGGGAGTTGTTCTCGCTGGGGTAATCCTCGGCGAGGCCGCCGCGATTGAGGGTTTGAACGTTCTTCAGACCCAGGACTACAGCTCCGCGAGCAGGGGAGGCCACTCCATAGCGGACGTCATCATCTCGAAGGAGCCGATTTACGACGTTATGGTCACAAAGGCGGACGTTCTCGTCGCGCTTCACCAGCTCGGCTACGACACGGTTAAGAACTCGCTGAAGGAGGACGGGCTTTTAATCATCGAGACCGACCTTGTAAAGCCCGATAGGGACTACGTCGGTGCGCCCTTCACAAGAATCGCCGAAGAGACAACCGGACTCGCCCTGACGGTCAACATGGTCGCGCTCGGCTACCTTGTTGCGAAAACCAATGTCGTGAAGAAGGAGAGCGTTGAGGAAGCCATTAGAAGGCGCGTTCCTAAAGGAACCGAGGAGATAAACATCAAGGCCTTCAGGGCCGGTTATGAGGAGGGATTGAAATGA
- a CDS encoding 2-oxoacid:acceptor oxidoreductase subunit alpha: MRYPFPVGKSDFIQGDEAIARAAILAGCRFYAGYPITPASEIFEAMALYMPLVDGVSIQMEDEIASIAAIIGASWAGAKAMTATSGPGFSLMQENLGYAVMTETPIVVVDVQRGGPSTGQPTLPAQGDIMQSIWGTHGDHMLIVLSPSTVQEAFDFTIRAFNLAEKYRTPVVLLTDAEIAHMRERVYIPKPEEIETIYRKLPQNEEEAKLPFGDPHGDGVPPMPIFGKGYRTYVTGLTHDEYGHPKTVDAEIHERLIKRIFRKILDHKDEIISREEFMLEDAEIAIVTTGIVSRSAVRAVKILREKGIKAGLLKLNTIWPFDFEYIEELAERVRKIYVPEMNLGQLYHLVKEGANGKAEVELIAKIGGEVHTPMEIVERVVG, encoded by the coding sequence ATGAGGTACCCGTTTCCGGTCGGCAAGTCCGACTTCATTCAGGGTGATGAGGCCATAGCGAGGGCGGCAATTTTAGCAGGTTGCAGGTTCTACGCCGGCTACCCGATAACCCCGGCGAGCGAGATATTCGAGGCGATGGCCCTCTACATGCCCCTCGTCGATGGGGTTAGCATACAGATGGAGGACGAGATAGCGAGCATAGCGGCGATAATAGGCGCTTCCTGGGCTGGAGCGAAGGCGATGACTGCCACGAGCGGTCCCGGTTTCTCTCTGATGCAGGAAAACCTCGGCTACGCCGTGATGACTGAAACGCCGATTGTGGTCGTTGACGTCCAGCGTGGAGGTCCTTCGACGGGCCAGCCCACTTTACCGGCCCAGGGCGACATAATGCAGTCCATCTGGGGAACGCACGGCGACCACATGCTGATAGTCCTCTCCCCGTCAACCGTTCAGGAAGCGTTTGATTTCACGATTAGGGCCTTCAACCTGGCTGAAAAGTACAGGACGCCGGTCGTTCTGCTCACCGATGCGGAGATAGCCCACATGCGCGAGCGCGTTTACATTCCGAAGCCGGAGGAGATTGAGACCATCTACCGCAAGCTTCCTCAGAATGAGGAGGAAGCGAAGCTCCCCTTCGGCGACCCGCACGGAGACGGAGTACCACCGATGCCGATTTTCGGGAAGGGTTACAGAACCTACGTTACCGGCCTAACGCACGACGAGTACGGCCACCCGAAGACCGTCGATGCCGAAATCCACGAGAGGCTCATAAAGAGGATTTTCAGGAAGATACTCGACCACAAGGACGAGATAATCAGCAGAGAGGAGTTCATGCTCGAAGACGCAGAAATCGCAATAGTCACGACCGGAATAGTTTCGCGCTCAGCAGTGAGGGCAGTTAAGATACTCCGCGAGAAGGGAATTAAAGCCGGCCTGCTGAAGCTCAACACGATATGGCCCTTCGACTTCGAGTACATTGAGGAGCTGGCAGAGCGCGTGCGGAAGATATACGTGCCGGAGATGAACCTCGGACAGCTCTACCACCTCGTCAAAGAAGGCGCCAACGGAAAGGCGGAGGTCGAGCTCATAGCCAAGATAGGCGGTGAGGTGCACACGCCGATGGAGATAGTCGAAAGGGTGGTGGGATGA
- a CDS encoding 2-oxoacid:ferredoxin oxidoreductase subunit beta, with the protein MYLKSAYEIRDKYLRKDMLPTIFCPGCGIGSVLQFTLRAIDDLGLNQDEIVWVSGIGCSSRVPGFVNFDGLHTTHGRALAFATGIKLTNPDLKIIAFMGDGDAAAIGGNHFIHAIRRNLDVTVILINNFTYGMTGGQVAPTALKGLRGTTAPYGQFENPFDIANLAVSAGANYVARWTVFNYLQGINSIKKALQKEGFTLVEFLSPCPISFGRRNRMKTAPELIRWYQKITVPLAKAKKMSEEELEGKIVIGEFADRDRPGLVREYQEYIKRAKKMMGWEQ; encoded by the coding sequence ATGTACCTGAAGTCCGCTTACGAAATCCGCGATAAATACCTGAGAAAGGACATGCTACCCACGATATTCTGTCCGGGCTGTGGAATCGGTAGCGTTCTCCAGTTCACCCTAAGGGCCATAGACGACCTCGGTCTCAACCAGGACGAGATAGTCTGGGTGAGCGGAATAGGCTGTTCCTCCCGCGTTCCCGGATTTGTGAACTTCGACGGCCTCCACACAACGCATGGAAGGGCCTTAGCATTTGCCACCGGTATTAAGCTCACTAATCCAGACCTCAAGATAATCGCCTTCATGGGCGATGGTGATGCCGCGGCAATAGGCGGAAACCACTTCATCCACGCCATCAGGAGGAACCTTGACGTTACGGTAATCCTCATCAACAACTTCACCTACGGAATGACCGGCGGACAGGTCGCTCCGACCGCTCTAAAGGGCCTGCGCGGAACGACCGCTCCCTACGGCCAGTTCGAGAACCCATTCGACATAGCCAACCTGGCGGTTTCCGCCGGAGCCAACTACGTGGCAAGGTGGACTGTCTTCAACTACCTCCAGGGAATCAACAGCATAAAGAAGGCTCTCCAGAAGGAGGGCTTCACGCTCGTTGAGTTCTTAAGCCCGTGTCCGATAAGCTTCGGAAGGAGGAACCGGATGAAGACGGCACCAGAGCTAATCCGCTGGTACCAGAAGATAACTGTTCCGCTCGCCAAAGCTAAGAAGATGAGCGAGGAGGAGCTTGAGGGCAAGATAGTAATCGGCGAGTTCGCGGACAGGGACAGACCCGGCCTCGTGAGGGAGTATCAGGAGTACATAAAGAGGGCGAAGAAGATGATGGGGTGGGAGCAATGA
- a CDS encoding 2-oxoacid:ferredoxin oxidoreductase subunit gamma, whose protein sequence is MRKEVLFSGFGGQGVILASVILGRAAAVYENLYAVQTQSYGPESRGGASRAEVVISDEPIDYPKTIHPDYAVFFSQEAYSKYLHTVKEGATVIVEKDLVPHRDEEFEKKLNVIALPLTEIAEETTGLSLTMNILTLGILVGVTGIVSREAIEKAVRDAVPRGTEEINVRALKKGFEIAEELRS, encoded by the coding sequence ATGAGGAAGGAGGTGCTCTTCAGCGGTTTCGGCGGTCAGGGTGTCATTCTGGCGAGCGTCATCCTCGGAAGGGCCGCCGCTGTCTACGAGAACCTCTACGCCGTCCAGACCCAGAGCTATGGACCGGAGTCAAGGGGCGGTGCGAGCAGGGCCGAAGTGGTTATAAGCGACGAGCCGATTGACTACCCTAAAACAATCCACCCCGACTACGCGGTCTTCTTCTCGCAGGAAGCCTACAGCAAGTACCTCCACACCGTGAAGGAAGGCGCCACCGTAATAGTCGAGAAGGACCTCGTTCCCCACCGCGACGAGGAGTTCGAGAAGAAGCTCAACGTCATCGCTTTGCCCCTGACGGAGATAGCCGAGGAAACCACCGGATTAAGCCTGACGATGAACATTCTAACACTTGGCATACTCGTCGGCGTGACAGGGATAGTGAGCAGGGAAGCGATAGAGAAGGCCGTCCGCGACGCCGTTCCGCGGGGAACAGAGGAAATAAACGTCAGGGCCCTCAAGAAGGGCTTTGAGATAGCGGAGGAACTCAGGAGCTGA
- a CDS encoding prefoldin subunit, which translates to MEAVKAYELELELRQVRELRKAIELKMKELEYAEGIITATKAERKLYRAFADLLVEVTKDEAIEHIERMRLAYKRELERLKEKEKEIMEKLSKLSS; encoded by the coding sequence GTGGAGGCAGTGAAGGCTTACGAGCTCGAACTTGAGCTCAGACAGGTTAGGGAGCTCAGGAAGGCGATAGAGCTCAAGATGAAGGAACTTGAATACGCCGAGGGAATCATAACGGCAACCAAGGCCGAGAGGAAGCTCTACAGGGCCTTCGCCGACCTGCTCGTCGAGGTGACGAAGGACGAGGCAATCGAGCACATCGAGAGAATGCGCCTGGCCTACAAGAGGGAACTCGAAAGGCTCAAGGAGAAAGAGAAGGAGATAATGGAGAAGCTCTCAAAGCTCAGCTCCTGA
- the pfdA gene encoding prefoldin subunit alpha, producing the protein MAEEKKVRTLEQIQDEIRSYLGEIEYLRSQVGAIDATIADLRTVDATLAYIKDKGEGKAIYIPLGSGIAIKGKIENPDDVIMDVGAGILVGATIDEARENIEKRINALMNLRLALLRKIEEDTRKVNELLKELQEMSPKKE; encoded by the coding sequence ATGGCCGAGGAGAAGAAGGTTAGGACCCTTGAGCAGATTCAGGACGAGATTAGGAGCTACCTCGGTGAAATCGAGTACCTCAGGAGCCAGGTTGGAGCGATAGACGCTACCATTGCCGACCTCAGAACCGTTGACGCCACCCTTGCCTACATCAAGGACAAGGGTGAGGGCAAGGCAATCTACATCCCTCTCGGAAGTGGCATAGCGATAAAGGGCAAGATTGAGAACCCCGACGACGTCATCATGGACGTTGGAGCTGGAATCCTCGTCGGGGCCACAATCGACGAGGCCAGGGAGAACATCGAGAAGAGGATTAACGCCCTCATGAACCTCCGCCTGGCCCTGCTGAGGAAGATTGAGGAGGACACCAGGAAGGTCAACGAGCTCCTCAAGGAGCTCCAGGAGATGAGCCCCAAGAAGGAGTGA
- a CDS encoding DUF192 domain-containing protein, whose amino-acid sequence MIINETKGRVWHGRVELADTFFKRFRGLMLVGNVSYALVFVLPVESRLNASIHMLFMLSDIDVIWLDSTRRVVDFKRAKKWRVYAPKKPAKYIIEGPVGLIRALDVEEGDLISWQVSEEKGKSVPVRVSLPGKVSFDKANGFAMAESVKEMKAKRN is encoded by the coding sequence ATGATAATCAACGAGACGAAGGGCAGGGTCTGGCACGGGCGTGTTGAGCTCGCGGATACCTTCTTCAAGCGCTTCAGGGGATTAATGCTTGTGGGCAATGTAAGTTATGCCCTCGTTTTTGTACTCCCCGTGGAAAGCCGGCTCAACGCTTCAATTCACATGCTCTTCATGCTGAGCGACATCGACGTAATCTGGCTCGACTCAACGAGGAGGGTGGTTGACTTCAAGAGGGCAAAGAAGTGGCGCGTTTACGCTCCGAAGAAACCGGCCAAGTACATCATAGAGGGACCCGTCGGCCTCATCAGGGCCCTTGACGTGGAAGAAGGGGATTTAATAAGCTGGCAGGTCAGCGAGGAGAAGGGGAAGAGCGTTCCCGTCAGGGTCTCGCTCCCCGGTAAGGTCTCCTTTGACAAGGCCAACGGCTTCGCCATGGCGGAGAGCGTTAAGGAAATGAAAGCCAAGAGGAATTAG
- a CDS encoding 6-carboxytetrahydropterin synthase, with product MKARVIERFRFESAHAVLIDGKPEEIHGHTFRLEIAVEGPLRNGYVIDFVELRRIVEEIIGRLDHRNLNSLFENPTTENVALWIAEQVNAKLPEGVSLKRLTLWEGDENGVELEF from the coding sequence ATGAAGGCTAGGGTGATTGAACGCTTCCGGTTTGAATCCGCTCACGCGGTTCTCATCGACGGAAAGCCGGAGGAGATTCACGGGCACACCTTCCGGCTTGAGATTGCGGTTGAGGGGCCCCTCAGAAACGGCTACGTGATTGATTTCGTCGAGCTGAGGCGCATTGTGGAGGAAATCATCGGAAGGCTCGACCACAGGAACCTCAACTCCCTCTTCGAGAACCCAACGACGGAGAACGTCGCGCTCTGGATTGCTGAGCAGGTTAACGCGAAGCTCCCGGAGGGCGTTTCCCTAAAGCGGTTGACACTCTGGGAGGGAGACGAGAACGGGGTCGAACTGGAGTTCTGA
- a CDS encoding Maf-like protein, which produces MLVLASASPRRREILSRFIADFHVIPSNAEERCSSTVPEECAVELAGLKAREVYSRTGGTVIGADTVVSIDGKILGKPKDEREAYEMLKLLSGRVHRVTTGYCIIHEGREITGSVTTEVKFRDLDDELIWAYIRTGEPMDKAGAYGIQGKAGLFVEWIKGDYYNVVGFPMEIIWKLRELGFDVLSR; this is translated from the coding sequence ATGCTCGTTCTGGCGTCGGCTTCACCGAGGAGACGGGAGATACTGTCGCGCTTCATCGCTGACTTTCACGTAATCCCGAGCAACGCCGAGGAGAGGTGTTCCAGCACTGTTCCAGAGGAGTGCGCCGTCGAGCTTGCGGGGCTGAAGGCGCGGGAGGTTTACTCCCGGACCGGCGGAACGGTCATCGGCGCTGACACAGTCGTTAGCATCGACGGAAAGATTCTTGGAAAGCCGAAGGATGAGAGAGAAGCCTACGAGATGCTCAAGCTCCTCAGCGGAAGGGTTCATCGCGTTACTACCGGCTACTGCATAATCCACGAGGGAAGAGAGATAACCGGCTCCGTGACGACGGAAGTCAAGTTCAGAGACCTTGATGACGAGCTAATCTGGGCCTACATAAGAACCGGCGAACCGATGGACAAGGCCGGGGCCTATGGAATCCAGGGAAAGGCGGGCCTCTTCGTCGAGTGGATTAAAGGCGACTACTACAACGTCGTCGGCTTCCCGATGGAGATAATATGGAAGCTCCGGGAGCTCGGTTTTGATGTGTTATCACGCTGA
- a CDS encoding PINc/VapC family ATPase: MRVFVPDTSVIVDGRLTQFLSTLDEKVKVVVPEAVIAEIEHQANEGKAIGHTGLEELKKLRDMADRGEILLEFYGDRPELWQIRRAKAGEIDHMVRETAKQLNATLITGDQVQRDIAIAKGIDVIYLTAKKEVRHRLEDFFDETTMSVHLKAGVKPLAKKGKPGEWRLVPIREEPLSDEELEEIADDIVERAKREPDSFIELDEPGATVVQLRNYRIVIARPPFADRIEITAVRPVKKLSIEDYELSEKLLERLKDKAEGILIAGAPGEGKTTFAQALAEWYASMGKIVKTMEKPRDLQVNEEITQYTALNGKMELTGDILLLVRPDYTIFDEMRKTSDFKIYSDLRLAGVGMVGVVHATKPIDAIQRFIGRVELGMIPQIVDTVIFIKAGRVAKVLTLEYLVKVPSGMKEEDLARPVIEVRDFETGELEYEIYTYGEEISVVPVKKEEKAPALRLAEKRLKQEIKKFLPDVYTEVEIVSPHKAVIYADEFDIPAIIGKKGKRITELERKIGISIDVKSFAEREAQKPKEKIPVEVEEKKKTIVLRVSPDYAKKPLKFYGGEQYVFTATPSKKGLVKVSKSTPIGKELKRLIQAGIPIWAST, translated from the coding sequence ATGAGGGTGTTCGTTCCAGACACGAGCGTGATAGTTGATGGAAGACTAACGCAGTTCCTCTCAACCCTCGACGAGAAGGTCAAGGTCGTCGTTCCGGAAGCGGTCATAGCTGAGATAGAGCATCAGGCCAACGAGGGGAAGGCGATAGGCCATACGGGCCTTGAGGAACTCAAGAAGCTCCGCGACATGGCAGACAGGGGAGAGATACTCCTCGAGTTCTACGGCGACAGACCGGAGCTCTGGCAGATTAGACGAGCCAAAGCCGGCGAGATAGATCACATGGTCCGCGAGACGGCAAAGCAACTCAACGCGACGCTCATCACCGGCGACCAGGTGCAGAGGGACATAGCCATAGCCAAGGGCATCGATGTGATTTATTTAACCGCCAAGAAGGAGGTTCGCCACCGCCTTGAGGACTTCTTCGATGAAACAACGATGAGCGTCCACCTTAAGGCCGGGGTTAAGCCCCTCGCCAAGAAGGGGAAACCCGGCGAGTGGAGGCTCGTCCCAATCCGCGAAGAACCGCTGAGCGATGAGGAGCTTGAGGAGATAGCGGACGACATCGTTGAGAGGGCGAAGAGAGAACCCGACAGCTTCATAGAGCTCGACGAGCCAGGAGCCACCGTCGTCCAGCTCAGGAACTACCGTATCGTCATAGCCAGGCCACCCTTCGCCGACAGGATTGAGATTACCGCGGTCAGGCCCGTCAAGAAGCTGAGCATAGAGGACTACGAGCTGAGCGAGAAGCTCCTTGAGAGGCTCAAGGACAAGGCCGAGGGAATACTCATCGCCGGTGCACCCGGTGAAGGAAAGACGACCTTCGCTCAGGCTTTGGCGGAGTGGTACGCGAGCATGGGCAAGATAGTGAAGACGATGGAGAAGCCGAGGGACCTGCAGGTGAACGAGGAGATAACGCAGTACACCGCTCTAAACGGCAAGATGGAACTCACCGGTGACATACTGCTCCTCGTCAGGCCGGACTACACGATATTCGACGAGATGAGGAAGACGAGCGACTTCAAGATTTACTCCGACCTCCGCCTGGCTGGCGTTGGAATGGTCGGAGTGGTTCACGCGACGAAGCCGATAGACGCCATTCAGCGCTTCATCGGAAGGGTCGAGCTCGGAATGATACCGCAGATAGTCGACACAGTGATATTCATCAAGGCCGGAAGGGTCGCGAAGGTTCTGACGCTCGAGTACCTCGTCAAGGTGCCGAGCGGAATGAAGGAAGAGGACCTCGCGAGGCCCGTCATAGAGGTTCGCGACTTCGAGACTGGAGAGCTCGAGTACGAAATCTACACCTACGGCGAGGAGATAAGCGTCGTCCCCGTCAAGAAGGAGGAGAAGGCCCCTGCCCTGAGGCTCGCCGAGAAGAGGCTCAAGCAGGAAATTAAGAAGTTCCTGCCCGATGTTTACACCGAGGTCGAGATAGTCAGCCCGCACAAGGCCGTGATTTATGCCGACGAGTTCGACATTCCGGCAATCATCGGCAAGAAGGGCAAGAGGATAACCGAGCTGGAGAGGAAGATAGGTATAAGCATAGACGTCAAGAGCTTCGCCGAGAGGGAGGCGCAGAAGCCCAAGGAGAAGATACCCGTCGAGGTCGAGGAGAAGAAGAAAACGATAGTCCTTCGCGTTTCGCCCGACTATGCGAAGAAACCGCTCAAGTTCTACGGCGGCGAGCAGTACGTCTTCACCGCGACGCCGAGCAAGAAGGGCCTCGTCAAGGTGAGCAAGAGCACGCCGATAGGCAAGGAACTCAAGAGGCTCATTCAGGCCGGCATACCAATCTGGGCCAGCACGTGA
- the minD gene encoding cell division ATPase MinD — MGRLISIASGKGGTGKTTTTANLSIALGKMGYKVLAIDADLTMANLSLVMGIDDAETTIHDVLAGTAQINDAIYATSYDNVYLVPAAVDWEHVIRADPRRLPGTIKPLKPHYDFIIIDCPAGLQMDAMNAMMSGEEVILVTNPEISCITDTMKVGIVLKKAGLAVLGFVLNRYGRSDNDIPPDVAEEVMEVPLLVVVPEDPKVREATLEGVPVVEYAPESDGAKAFYELAETVVRIAGFKARVMG, encoded by the coding sequence ATGGGCCGATTAATCTCGATTGCGAGCGGGAAGGGTGGAACCGGGAAAACGACCACCACCGCGAACCTTTCTATAGCACTCGGCAAGATGGGCTACAAGGTTCTAGCGATTGACGCTGACCTAACGATGGCGAACCTGAGCCTTGTTATGGGAATAGACGATGCCGAGACGACGATTCACGACGTTCTGGCCGGAACGGCCCAGATTAACGATGCAATCTACGCGACGAGCTACGATAACGTTTACCTCGTTCCCGCGGCCGTTGACTGGGAACACGTCATAAGGGCCGACCCAAGGCGTTTGCCGGGCACGATAAAGCCCCTCAAGCCCCACTACGACTTCATTATCATCGATTGCCCGGCGGGGCTTCAGATGGACGCGATGAACGCGATGATGAGCGGGGAGGAGGTAATCCTCGTCACGAACCCGGAAATCTCGTGCATAACCGACACCATGAAGGTTGGAATCGTCCTCAAGAAGGCCGGTCTGGCCGTCCTCGGCTTCGTCCTCAACCGCTACGGCAGGAGCGACAACGACATTCCGCCGGACGTTGCCGAGGAGGTCATGGAGGTTCCGCTTTTGGTTGTCGTTCCGGAGGACCCGAAGGTCAGGGAGGCGACGCTTGAGGGAGTCCCCGTCGTCGAGTACGCCCCCGAGTCAGACGGCGCGAAGGCCTTCTACGAGCTGGCCGAGACGGTCGTGAGGATAGCGGGTTTCAAGGCGAGGGTGATGGGATGA